From a single Nicotiana tomentosiformis chromosome 2, ASM39032v3, whole genome shotgun sequence genomic region:
- the LOC104099052 gene encoding uncharacterized protein — protein sequence MASRKRSMSNGADLHVDYKEWNEASCPICMEHPHNAVLLLCTSHDKGCRSYICDTSYRHSNCLDRFKNLKADGKDCPSSSPTQGNQHVSIDDESLELRNSSDLSTIHGNRDLPTSVAAANGTFPGGEEDSGDVADNHTGMSEGTFQTSGSVSLLETGLEETNGNPSDSKLKLKCPMCRGDVLGWKVVEEARKYLNRKSRSCSSESCSFMGNYSELRQHARRVHPTARPSDIDPSRQRAWRQLENQREYNDIVSAIHSAMPGAMVFGDYVIENGDSLSGERERGPTESGRWLSTFFLFQMIESMDPTSEVRGSRLRALSRHRRSSGSSSRRRYLWGENLLGLHDNDEDEDEDETDLDIFSDISLNSRRRRRLMQSRSDEDQH from the coding sequence ATGGCTAGTAGGAAACGGAGCATGTCAAACGGTGCTGATTTGCATGTTGACTACAAAGAATGGAATGAAGCTTCATGCCCCATCTGCATGGAGCATCCACACAATGCCGTACTCCTACTTTGTACCTCTCATGATAAGGGTTGTCGATCATACATTTGCGACACAAGTTATAGGCATTCGAATTGTCTAGATCGTTTCAAGAATCTCAAGGCTGATGGTAAGGACTGCCCTTCTAGTAGTCCGACACAAGGCAACCAGCATGTTTCCATTGATGATGAGAGCTTGGAGCTGAGAAATTCAAGTGATCTAAGTACGATTCATGGAAATCGTGATTTACCAACAAGTGTGGCTGCAGCAAATGGTACATTCCCTGGAGGAGAAGAGGATAGTGGCGACGTGGCAGATAATCACACAGGCATGTCGGAAGGAACTTTCCAAACTTCAGGTTCTGTGTCTTTATTGGAAACGGGTCTTGAAGAGACCAACGGTAACCCATCAGACTCAAAATTGAAATTGAAGTGTCCTATGTGTCGTGGAGACGTGTTAGGATGGAAGGTAGTGGAGGAGGCTAGGAAGTATCTCAACAGGAAGTCTAGAAGTTGCTCTTCTGAATCCTGCTCATTCATGGGTAACTACAGTGAATTGCGGCAGCACGCTAGGAGAGTTCACCCGACAGCACGCCCTTCTGATATTGACCCATCAAGACAGCGAGCGTGGCGTCAGCTTGAAAACCAGAGAGAGTACAACGATATCGTCAGTGCTATCCACTCTGCAATGCCTGGAGCGATGGTGTTTGGGGATTACGTGATTGAGAATGGAGACAGTCTGTCGGGTGAAAGGGAACGAGGTCCTACTGAAAGTGGGCGGTGgttgagtactttctttttatttCAGATGATCGAGTCAATGGACCCTACGTCTGAGGTAAGAGGAAGCAGGTTGAGGGCTTTGTCAAGGCACCGGCGTTCTTCTGGATCTTCCTCAAGGAGGCGCTATCTATGGGGTGAAAATCTGCTAGGTTTACATGACAATGATGAAGATGAAGACGAGGATGAAACTGACCTTGACATATTCAGTGATATATCGTTAAACTCAAGAAGGCGCAGGCGGTTAATGCAGTCTAGGTCAGATGAGGATCAGCATTAG